Genomic window (Acropora muricata isolate sample 2 chromosome 11, ASM3666990v1, whole genome shotgun sequence):
TAAATTTCCACACAAATCCTTATAATTTGGCATCCACTATGCTGATGTGATTCTGGGCTCCCTGTGCTATCATCACCATAAAGACGATACATTCGATTGACTCTTTATATTATCAGCCACTGGTGAAGtatataaaacatataatagAGGCCCGAGAACTGATCCCTGCGGTACATCGCAATTAAGTTCATGTAGCGAAGATCTTGAACATTCAATCTGAACAAATTGTGAACGAGAGGACAGGTAAGATGCAAACCATTCTTGTACAGAACCCGTAATACCATAACGTTGAGACAACCTATTCAGTAGTATTGCAGCAGATAAATCTAacataatagagagatttagcatcgcgtttacggcaaacggcaaacgtcaggctgaaatatCCCGTTTAAGAAAAACTCgggaaatttatttggtttcagcttatattttgcttgttagccacagctatggagcaagtactaaaaacagagaaagaagctagaataagataattttcttgcttttaagacaagcagcagcctgccgtttgccgtttggcgttggccgtaaacgcgaagctaaatctctctaataagtAGAACAACAACCCTATTGCTGTCGATTGCATGGAGAATGTCATCTTCTACCTTCACCATAACAGTTTCAGTGGAATGATGTTCTCTATAAGCTGACTGAATACTTCAAATTCGAAATAGGTCTAAAGTTCATTAAATTTTGAGAAGTCTGCATCTGGTTTCTTTAGCAAGGCGATAATACTTTGAGCCACCAAATCCTTGCTGAGAAACTTAAGAGTCTACCACTCAGTCCATATATTATAAACTGGTGGTTAGGTTTTTTTGCGtgatagaaaacaaagaattattttcGGCAGTTCCGTTTGTAATTGGAAAACAGTAAACAAAGGCACAACCCAGGGTAGTGTTTCAGGACCTTATTTGTTCAATATATTTCTTAACGATCTGGAGATTAAATTATAGGGAATGAGACACTTGGTTTTAAATATGCTGATGACTGCACGATTATTGCTTCGGTATATCAtgatttagtaaaatccaactagtggtctattaccaatactgcgttctgattggctgagctactagtaggctaattgttatagcccacaagtagcgaaaagcgccggctttgaaaaccaaaaaatggctttaactagcgaaagatgttttgtctcgatatttttttgaccaactagttggattttacgaaaacaattattcctctcgccctcataggctcagagtcaatagcccattcggccttcggcctcatgggctattgactcatagcccattcgggctcgaggaataattgttaaatagatcACTCTACAAACTTAATAAATCAGTTTGTACTGTGGGCAGGCCAAAATAGAATGAATTTGAATCCAACAAAATGTAAAGAGGTTATCATGTATAAACGAGGATACACTGCCGAGGCCTATAGTAGTATCTTAGGCATACCACAGGCAAGTGCATTCACCATTCTAGGCCTCACATTTCAGCCGAACCGCAAATTCAGCACTCACCTTAAAGAGAAGTTATGTAAAGGTAACAAATGCTTATATGTCATCAGATGCCTGCGAAAAGAAGGCTGTAGTCAAGTAGAGGTAGACCATTTATTTTCATCCATAGTTCTACCTAATATTACTTATGCTTTACCTGTGTATGGGGCCTCTGAATCAGAGTTAACGATAGCCCAGCAGTTTTTAGACCGATGTTTTAAACGCAGATACACATCCAAGAAATTAGAGATAGGTGAATTACTTAAAGTGCAAGATCAAAGAATTTGTAGGAAGGTTTTTAGTATCCCGAACCACCCTATTAGAGCGAATTTCCCCGACACCAAGAGTACAAAGAATGAATCTCCCGCAATGTATGCCCGCCATTAACACGGACCGTTTTAAGAATACGTTCTTTAACAGAATTGTCTTTAAGTATAATGCAGCTTTGTGAATAGTGTACTTTTTGTATTTGagttttgtattttatttctatttatatATTAATCTTATTTAGAGGCACATTGATGTAATAGCCCACTggtattattatattttaatgtaacataagatatggaattttatcttttgaataataaaacacattattattattattattattattaatattattattattattattattattattattcacaccCCTTATTTTCACGTCAACGGGCGGTATGGGAAAGGAGTGTTTGCAGTACCATAGCAGACTGGCGCAGCTGATCTCCATCAAGAAAGGAGAAGATTATGCTAAAACAATCTCCTGGATAAGAGCAAGGACATCATTCGC
Coding sequences:
- the LOC136890001 gene encoding uncharacterized protein; amino-acid sequence: MNLNPTKCKEVIMYKRGYTAEAYSSILGIPQASAFTILGLTFQPNRKFSTHLKEKLCKGNKCLYVIRCLRKEGCSQVEVDHLFSSIVLPNITYALPVYGASESELTIAQQFLDRCFKRRYTSKKLEIGELLKVQDQRICRKVFSIPNHPIRANFPDTKSTKNESPAMYARH